One window of the Pieris brassicae chromosome Z, ilPieBrab1.1, whole genome shotgun sequence genome contains the following:
- the LOC123718793 gene encoding mucin-2-like isoform X35, which produces MSTFREDMRLLILLLLGTAWADVLPNGCPRDFSVHHLLRHEDCKKFYSCSNGVPIEMSCAPGTAFDFDLQKCIEDTSGCAKNDHNFIDSGGTCIPTAHETDCTKYYSCEKGVHVLTSCDPGYRFNTETGKCDVSSKVTCKHIKKRSIQTRCPNDVRIQMNIPHESDCDKYYRCFHGNRILMSCFNGAHYNPKTQSCDTPENAGCVDEEIIEDCPANTFIPIFLPHDTDCSKYYRCFRGNKQVQRCGHGQHFNAKTQLCDTIANAGCEKESNPPNECLKDGMLLSHEQCDKYFQCVHGNKILMPCPTGMHFSFKLQRCDWPKIAKCEPTQTPTTTTTTTTTTTTPKPESTPTPGYFPNGCPIDYRIEQLLPHPDCTKFYQCVHGFKQEMPCPGGTHFSFALQRCDWPSIAKCVPGITTTTRRPITTRRPTTTTRRSTTITTTKSPISTPRPGYFPNGCPVDYRIEQLLPHPDCTKFYQCVHGFKQEMPCPGGTHFSYELQRCDWPHIANCKPGASTSSPTTTPSTTPSTTTSTLRPTITTPSVTTSKPEYLPNGCPKDFSVHLLLPHEYDCTKFYHCNFGEKVERQCNSNLYFDPILQVCNWPSAVDCKPSTPPQSTTIKDLETTTTEVTSSVATTPDTTISPEVSTVGPTTPEATTPEATTAEDTTLEPTTPEATTPEATTAEDTTLEPTTTEATTPEATTPEATTAEDTTLEPTTPEASTPEATTAEDTTLEPTTTEATTPEATTPEATTAEDTTLEPTTPEATTPEATTAEDTTLEPTTPEASTPEATTAEDTTLEPTTPEATTPEATTAEDTTLEPTTPEATTPEATTAEDTTLEPTTPEATTPEATTPEATTAEDTTLEPTMPEATTPEATTPEATTPETSTPEASTPEGTTPEATTPEATTAEDTTLEPTTPEATTPETTTAEDTTLEPTTPEATTPEATTTEDTTLEPTTPEASTPEATTAEDTTLESTTPEASTPEATTAEDTTLEPTTPEATTPEATTPEATTAEDTTLEPTTPEATTPEATTAEDTTLEPTTTEATTPEATTAEDTTLEPTTPEATTAEDTTLEPTTPEATTPEATTAEDTTLEPTTPEATTPEATTAEDITLEPTTPEATTPEATTAEDTTLEPTTPEATTPEATTAEDTTLEPTTPEATTPEATTPEATTAEDTTLEPTTPEATTPEATTPEATTAEDTTLEPTTPEATTPEATTAEDTTLEPTTPEATTPEATTPEATTAEDTTLEPTTPEATTAEDTTLEPTTPEATTPETTTAEDTTLEPTTPEATTPEATTTEDTTLEPTTPEASTPEATTAEDITLEPTTPEATTPEATTAEDTTLEPTTPEATTPEATTAEDTTLEPTTPEATTPEATTPEATTAEDTTLEPTTPEATTPEATTAEDTTLEPTTPEATTPEATTPEATTPETSTPEASTPEATTPEATTAEDTTLEPTTPEATTPETTTAENTTLEPTTPEATTPEATTTEDTTLEPTTPEATTPEATTAEDITLEPTTPEATTPEATTAEDTTLEPTTPEATTPEATTAEDTTLEPTTPEETTPEATTAEDTTLEPTTPEATTPEATTAEDTTLEPTTPEATTPEATTPEATTAENTTLEPTTPEATTPEATTAEDTTLEPTTPEATTPEATTPEATTAEDTTLEPTTTEATAPEATTPEATTAEDTTLEPTTPEATTPEATTAEDTTLEPTTPEASTPEATTAEDTTLEPTTPEATTPEATTAEDTTLEPTTPEATTPEATTPEATTAEDTTLEPTTPEATTPEATTPEATTAEDTTLEPTTPEATTPEATTAEDTTLEPTTPEATTPEATTPEATTAEDTTLEPTTTEATAPEATTPEATTAEDTTLEPTTTEATAPEATTPEATTAEDTTLEPTTPEATTPEATTAEDTTLEPTTPEATTPEATTAEDTTLEPTTPEATTPEATTAEDTTLEPTTPEASTPSTPSTPAPICPPGVFGNVPHPVLCDYYYNCIGGMEVLLRCLEGFEYDHSIRGCSRISENGCFARKNVTTTIDYNTDTTTDYQLIDTTTEYIESTTYRENICPPGFSGNLPHSTICSHYYLCEEGEAILKNCAKGFEYDAEIMDCVPISETGCYAQQGLTTTTDNNRLPELSTYKNDEEDYICPPMFSGNIEHPTLCDSYYTCFAGMEFLMNCSHGFEFDPVVKNCVRISKTGCFATRYNLTSSTTTTTTPTITTTENNKDKPICPPNFSGNVPHETKCDSYYTCFSGSEFLMQCPNGFEFDSNTKDCVRISETGCFAQQRLATTTDNNRLPELSTYKNDEEDYICPPMFSGNIKHPSLCDSYYTCFAGMEFLMNCTHGFEFDPVVKDCVRISETGCFAQQGLATTTDNNKLPELSTYKNDEEDYICPPMFSGNIEHPSLCDSYYTCFAGMEFLMNCSHGFEFDPAVKNCVRISNTGCFATRYNLTTTTTTTTTTTPSTTTPENNKVKPICPPAFSGNIPHRTKCDYYYTCFSGSEFLMQCPKEFEFDPNTKDCVRISEAGCFAHQDLTTTTDNNRLPELSTYKNDEEDYICPPTFSGNIEHPTLCDSYYTCFAGMEFLMNCSHGFEFDPVVENCVRVSKTGCFATRYNLTTTTTTSTTTEHNKVTPICPPAFSGNIPHRTKCDYYYTCFSGSEFLMQCPNGFEFDPTTNECVRVTPSGCFARQNDPENICAPGKSGHVPHPELCDTFYLCAMGEPLRLHCSRGFEFSAENGQCVAISDDGCFAKVKQSKQMPICSPAKSGNIPHQTRCDSYYHCEDGEATEVFCKEGLEFDPETKQCALISENGCTARK; this is translated from the exons AGTTGTGACACGCCGGAGAATGCTGGTTGCGTTGACGAGGAAATTATCGAGGACTGTCCAGCTAACACCTTTATCCCAATATTTTTACCTCATGATACTGACTGTAGCAAGTATTATAGATGCTTTAGGGGTAACAAACAAGTCCAAAGGTGTGGTCATGGTCAGCATTTTAATGCGAAAACCCAG CTCTGCGATACAATAGCAAACGCTGGCTGCGAAAAGGAATCGAACCCGCCAAATGAGTGCCTTAAGGATGGAATGTTGCTATCACATGAGCAGtgtgataaatattttcaatgtgTTCAcgggaataaaatattaatgccGTGTCCAACTGGGATGCACTTTAGTTTCAAGTTACAG CGATGTGATTGGCCAAAAATAGCGAAATGTGAGCCAACACAAACACCAACAACAACAACGactacaacaacaacaacaacgaCACCGAAACCGGAATCAACACCCACACCGGGATACTTTCCTAACGGATGTCCTATAGACTATAGAATTGAACAGTTGTTACCACATCCGGATTGTACGAAATTTTATCAGTGCGTGCATGGTTTTAAACAAGAAATGCCTTGTCCAGGAGGAACGCACTTCAGTTTTGCTTTGcag AGATGTGATTGGCCTAGTATAGCAAAGTGTGTTCCGGGTATAACAACTACAACTCGACGCCCAATAACAACTCGTCGACCAACAACAACTACTCGTCGATCGACAACAATTACAACGACCAAATCACCTATTAGTACCCCAAGGCCTGGATATTTTCCCAATGGATGTCCAGTAGACTACAGAATCGAACAATTGTTACCACATCCTGACTGCACTAAATTCTATCAGTGCGTGCATGGCTTTAAACAAGAAATGCCATGTCCGGGAGGAACACACTTCAGTTATGAACTGCAG AGATGCGATTGGCCACATATTGCTAATTGTAAGCCTGGAGCTTCAACTTCTTCCCCAACAACAACACCTTCTACAACACCCAGTACAACAACATCAACACTAAGACCAACAATAACAACGCCCAGCGTAACAACGTCAAAGCCAGAATATTTACCAAATGGTTGTCCTAAGGACTTTTCGGTCCATTTGTTGCTACCACATGAGTACGATTGCACGAAATTCTATCATTGCAATTTTGGGGAGAAGGTTGAGCGGCAATGTAATTCGAATTTATACTTCGATCCAATTTTGCAG GTATGTAACTGGCCGTCAGCAGTTGATTGCAAGCCAAGCACGCCTCCTCAAAGTACAACTATAAAAGATCTCGAAACAACAACCACTGAGGTAACCTCTTCAGTTGCTACCACTCCTGATACCACAATAAGTCCAGAAGTGTCTACAGTAGGGCCAACTACGCCTGAAGCAACTACACCAGAGGCAACCACGGCCGAAGACACAACATTAGAGCCTACTACGCCTGAGGCAACAACACCTGAGGCTACCACGGCTGAAGACACAACATTGGAGCCAACTACGACTGAAGCAACAACACCAGAGGCTACTACACCAGAGGCTACCACGGCTGAAGACACAACATTAGAGCCAACTACGCCTGAGGCATCAACACCAGAGGCTACCACAGCTGAAGACACAACATTGGAGCCAACTACGACTGAAGCAACAACACCAGAGGCTACTACACCAGAGGCTACCACGGCTGAAGACACAACATTAGAGCCAACTACGCCTGAAGCAACAACACCAGAAGCTACCACGGCTGAAGACACAACATTAGAGCCAACTACGCCTGAGGCATCAACACCAGAGGCTACCACAGCTGAAGACACAACATTAGAGCCAACTACGCCTGAGGCAACAACACCAGAAGCTACTACAGCTGAAGACACAACATTAGAGCCAACTACGCCTGAAGCAACTACACCAGAG GCTACCACGGCTGAAGACACAACATTAGAGCCAACTACGCCTGAGGCAACAACACCTGAGGCTACTACACCAGAGGCTACCACGGCTGAAGACACAACATTAGAGCCAACTATGCCTGAGGCAACAACACCTGAGGCTACTACACCAGAGGCTACTACACCAGAGACCAGTACACCAGAGGCTAGTACACCAGAGGGTACTACACCAGAGGCTACTACACCAGAGGCTACCACGGCTGAAGACACAACATTAGAGCCAACTACGCCTGAAGCAACTACACCAGAGACTACCACGGCTGAAGACACAACATTAGAGCCAACTACGCCTGAGGCAACAACACCAGAAGCTACTACAACTGAAGACACAACATTAGAGCCAACTACGCCTGAAGCATCTACACCAGAGGCTACCACGGCTGAAGACACAACATTAGAGTCAACTACGCCTGAGGCATCAACACCAGAGGCTACCACGGCTGAAGACACAACATTAGAGCCTACTACGCCTGAGGCAACAACACCTGAGGCTACTACACCAGAGGCTACCACGGCTGAAGACACAACATTAGAGCCAACTACACCAGAGGCTACTACACCAGAGGCTACCACGGCTGAAGACACAACATTGGAGCCAACTACGACTGAAGCAACAACACCAGAG GCTACCACGGCTGAAGACACAACATTAGAGCCAACTACACCAGAG GCTACCACGGCTGAAGACACAACATTAGAGCCAACTACGCCTGAAGCAACAACACCAGAAGCTACCACGGCTGAAGACACAACATTAGAGCCAACTACGCCTGAGGCAACAACACCAGAAGCTACTACAGCTGAAGATATAACATTAGAGCCAACTACGCCTGAGGCAACAACACCAGAAGCTACTACAGCTGAAGACACAACATTAGAGCCAACTACGCCTGAAGCAACTACACCAGAG GCTACCACGGCTGAAGACACAACATTAGAGCCAACTACGCCTGAGGCAACAACACCTGAGGCTACTACACCAGAGGCTACCACGGCTGAAGACACAACATTAGAGCCAACTACGCCTGAGGCAACAACACCTGAAGCAACTACACCAGAGGCCACCACGGCTGAAGACACAACATTAGAGCCAACTACGCCTGAAGCAACTACACCAGAGGCTACTACGGCTGAAGACACAACATTAGAGCCAACTACGCCTGAGGCAACAACACCTGAGGCTACTACACCAGAGGCTACCACGGCTGAAGACACAACATTAGAGCCAACTACACCAGAG GCTACCACGGCTGAAGACACAACATTAGAGCCAACTACGCCTGAAGCAACTACACCAGAGACTACCACGGCTGAAGACACAACATTAGAGCCAACTACGCCTGAGGCAACAACACCAGAAGCTACTACAACTGAAGACACAACATTAGAGCCAACTACGCCTGAAGCATCTACACCAGAGGCTACCACGGCTGAAGACATAACATTAGAGCCAACTACGCCTGAGGCAACAACACCAGAAGCTACTACAGCTGAAGACACAACATTAGAGCCAACTACGCCTGAAGCAACTACACCAGAG GCTACTACGGCTGAAGACACAACATTAGAGCCAACTACGCCTGAGGCAACAACACCTGAGGCTACTACACCAGAGGCTACCACGGCTGAAGACACAACATTAGAGCCAACTACACCAGAGGCTACTACACCAGAGGCTACCACGGCTGAAGACACAACATTAGAGCCAACTACGCCTGAGGCAACAACACCTGAGGCTACTACACCAGAGGCTACTACACCAGAGACTAGTACACCAGAGGCTAGTACACCAGAGGCTACTACACCAGAGGCTACCACGGCTGAAGACACAACATTAGAGCCAACTACGCCTGAAGCAACTACACCAGAGACTACCACGGCTGAAAACACAACATTAGAGCCAACTACGCCTGAGGCAACAACACCAGAAGCTACTACAACTGAAGACACAACATTAGAGCCAACTACGCCTGAAGCAACTACACCAGAGGCTACCACGGCTGAAGACATAACATTAGAGCCAACTACGCCTGAGGCAACAACACCAGAAGCTACTACAGCTGAAGACACAACATTAGAGCCAACTACGCCTGAGGCAACAACACCAGAGGCAACCACGGCTGAAGACACAACATTAGAGCCAACTACGCCTGAGGAAACAACACCAGAAGCTACTACAGCTGAAGACACAACATTAGAGCCAACTACGCCTGAGGCAACAACACCAGAAGCTACTACAGCTGAAGACACAACATTAGAGCCAACTACGCCTGAGGCAACAACACCAGAGGCTACTACACCAGAGGCTACCACGGCTGAAAACACAACATTAGAGCCAACTACGCCTGAAGCAACTACACCAGAGGCTACCACGGCTGAAGACACAACATTAGAGCCAACTACGCCTGAGGCAACAACACCTGAGGCTACTACACCAGAGGCTACCACGGCTGAAGACACAACATTAGAGCCAACTACGACTGAAGCAACAGCACCAGAGGCTACTACACCAGAGGCTACCACGGCTGAAGACACAACATTAGAGCCAACTACGCCTGAAGCAACAACACCAGAAGCTACCACGGCTGAAGACACAACATTAGAGCCAACTACGCCTGAGGCATCAACACCAGAGGCTACCACAGCTGAAGACACAAC ATTAGAGCCAACTACGCCTGAAGCAACTACACCAGAGGCTACCACGGCTGAAGACACAACATTGGAGCCAACTACGCCTGAGGCAACAACACCTGAGGCTACTACACCAGAGGCTACCACGGCTGAAGACACAACATTAGAGCCAACTACACCAGAGGCTACTACACCAGAGGCTACTACACCAGAGGCTACCACGGCTGAAGACACAACATTAGAGCCAACTACGCCTGAAGCAACTACACCAGAGGCTACCACGGCTGAAGACACAACATTAGAGCCAACTACGCCTGAGGCAACAACACCTGAGGCTACTACACCAGAGGCTACCACGGCTGAAGACACAACATTAGAGCCAACTACGACTGAAGCAACAGCACCAGAGGCTACTACACCAGAGGCTACCACGGCTGAAGACACAACATTAGAGCCAACTACGACTGAAGCAACAGCACCAGAGGCTACTACACCAGAGGCTACCACGGCTGAAGACACAACATTAGAGCCAACTACGCCTGAGGCAACTACACCAGAGGCTACCACGGCTGAAGACACAACATTGGAGCCAACTACGCCTGAGGCAACAACACCAGAAGCTACTACAGCTGAAGACACAACATTAGAGCCAACTACGCCTGAAGCAACTACACCAGAGGCTACTACAGCTGAAGACACAACATTAGAGCCAACTACGCCTGAAGCATCAACACCAAGTACCCCATCTACACCTGCACCAATTTGTCCCCCAGGTGTTTTTGGCAATGTACCACATCCCGTTTTGTGTGACTACTATTACAATTGTATTGGAGGAATGGAAGTTTTACTGAGATGTTTAGAAGGCTTTGAGTACGATCACAGTATTAGG GGCTGCTCACGCATTTCCGAAAATGGATGTTTTGCAAGAAAAAATGTTACAACAACAATAGATTATAacacagatacaacaacagaCTACCAACTTATCGACACAACAACAGAATATATAGAATCAACAACATACAGAGAGAATATTTGTCCACCCGGTTTTTCAGGGAATTTGCCACACTCAACAATTTGCAGTCATTATTATCTTTGTGAAGAGGGTGAAGCGATACTGAAGAACTGCGCGAAGGGATTTGAGTACGATGCCGAAATTatg gACTGTGTTCCAATATCAGAGACCGGTTGTTACGCACAGCAAGGTCTAACAACAACAACGGATAACAATAGATTACCCGAGTTATCAACTTACAAGAACGACGAAGAGGACTATATATGTCCACCAATGTTTTCTGGTAATATCGAACATCCAACTTTGTGTGATTCGTATTACACTTGCTTTGCTGGAATGGAATTTTTGATGAATTGCTCTCATGGATTCGAGTTTGACCCAGTTGTTAAG AATTGCGTCCGGATTTCAAAAACTGGTTGTTTCGCAACACGATACAACTTAACATCATCAAcaacaacgacaacgacaccAACTATAACAACAACCGAAAACAATAAAGACAAACCAATATGTCCACCGAACTTCTCAGGAAATGTACCCCACGAAACAAAATGCGATTCTTACTATACTTGCTTTAGTGGATCGGAGTTTTTGATGCAATGTCCCAACggatttgaatttgattcgAATACAAAA GATTGCGTTCGAATATCGGAGACCGGTTGTTTTGCACAACAACGCTTAGCAACAACAACAGACAACAATAGATTACCCGAGCTATCTACTTATAAGAACGATGAAGAGGACTATATATGTCCACCAATGTTTTCTGGTAATATAAAGCATCCATCTTTGTGTGATTCGTATTACACTTGCTTTGCTGGGATGGAGTTTTTGATGAATTGCACTCATGGATTCGAGTTTGACCCAGTTGTTAAG GACTGTGTTCGAATATCAGAGACTGGTTGTTTTGCACAACAAGGCTTAGCCACAACAACggataacaataaattacccGAGTTATCAACTTACAAGAACGATGAAGAGGACTATATATGCCCACCTATGTTTTCTGGTAATATCGAACATCCAAGTTTGTGTGATTCGTATTACACTTGCTTTGCTGGAATGGAGTTTTTGATGAATTGTTCTCATGGATTCGAGTTTGATCCAGCTGTTAAg aaTTGCGTCCGGATCTCGAACACTGGCTGTTTTGCAACACGATACAACTTAACAACAACTACAACGACAACCACAACAACGACACCATCTACAACAACACCCGAAAACAACAAAGTCAAACCAATATGTCCACCGGCTTTCTCAGGAAATATTCCCCACAGAACGAAATGTGATTATTACTATACTTGCTTTAGTGGATCGGAGTTTTTAATGCAGTGTCCCaaagaatttgaatttgatccGAATACAAAA GACTGTGTTCGAATATCAGAGGCTGGTTGTTTCGCACATCAAGATCTAACAACAACAACGGATAACAATAGGTTACCCGAGTTATCAACTTACAAGAACGATGAAGAGGACTATATATGCCCACCTACGTTTTCTGGGAATATCGAACATCCAACTTTATGTGATTCGTATTACACTTGCTTTGCTGGAATGGAGTTTTTGATGAATTGTTCTCATGGATTCGAGTTCGATCCAGTCGTTGAG aattgCGTCCGAGTTTCGAAAACTGGTTGTTTTGCAACACGATACAACTTAAcaacaacgacaacgacatcAACTACAACCGAACACAACAAAGTCACACCAATATGTCCACCGGCTTTCTCAGGAAACATTCCCCACAGAACAAAATGCGATTATTACTATACTTGCTTCAGTGGTTCGGAGTTTTTAATGCAGTGTCCCAACGGATTTGAATTTGATCCCACAACCAAC GAATGTGTAAGGGTAACGCCGAGTGGATGTTTCGCGCGGCAAAATG ATCCAGAAAACATTTGCGCACCAGGTAAATCTGGTCACGTGCCACACCCAGAATTGTGTGACACGTTCTACCTTTGTGCCATGGGTGAACCCCTGAGGCTACATTGCAGCAGAGGATTTGAATTCTCTGCAGAAAATGGG CAATGCGTGGCGATATCTGATGATGGATGCTTTGCGAAAG TGAAACAATCAAAACAGATGCCAATTTGCTCACCAGCTAAATCTGGTAACATACCACATCAAACAAGATGCGACTCGTACTATCACTGTGAAGATGGTGAAGCCACAGAAGTATTTTGTAAAGAAGGATTGGAATTTGACCCAGAAACTAAG caATGCGCGCTCATTTCGGAGAACGGCTGCACAGCTCGCAAGTAG